A genomic segment from Candidatus Korarchaeum cryptofilum OPF8 encodes:
- a CDS encoding cysteine desulfurase family protein, which yields MSVRDLLKVHGRPSKEVYLDNENSGWVPREVVEAMIPYFNVIGYGHPSITNKPGWEAFELIDEASELIARTLGADKEDINFVHSGTEANNLAILGTAKKSRKRKIIVSDIEHYSVLMPALSLQEQGFKVVRAPVDERGFVLSDVLSELVDSETFLVSIQTVNHEIGTIQRIKELSEIVKDKNPNVIFHTDACDAYMRIPIDLSKLDVDLLTISSHKILGPKGAAALYVRDEVEIEPIIKGALSSQTLWPGVENVPAIAGFKRAIELSLEDFDGRIRKLSSLRDFLIDSILDSVPDSILNGPRGDERVSDNVNISFLHVEGEALTVELSMRGVYVSSGSACTSRILEPSHVMLAIGRKHEEAHGSILFKLTRYHEMEDMRFVVDNVKEAVGRLRSISPLGR from the coding sequence ATGAGCGTGAGAGACCTGCTGAAGGTGCATGGTAGGCCCTCTAAAGAGGTTTATTTAGATAATGAGAACTCCGGGTGGGTCCCTAGGGAAGTAGTTGAGGCTATGATCCCTTACTTCAACGTCATCGGTTACGGGCATCCATCGATAACTAATAAGCCGGGATGGGAGGCCTTCGAACTGATAGATGAGGCATCGGAGCTCATAGCAAGGACTCTGGGGGCCGATAAGGAGGATATAAACTTCGTCCACAGCGGTACTGAGGCTAATAACCTCGCTATACTCGGCACAGCTAAGAAATCGAGAAAGAGGAAGATAATAGTATCGGATATAGAGCATTACAGCGTCCTTATGCCCGCTCTCTCCTTACAGGAACAGGGCTTCAAGGTAGTCAGGGCTCCTGTCGATGAGAGGGGCTTCGTATTGAGCGATGTATTATCGGAGCTAGTGGATAGCGAGACCTTCTTAGTCAGCATCCAAACGGTGAATCATGAGATAGGGACTATACAGAGGATCAAGGAGCTCTCTGAGATAGTGAAGGATAAAAATCCCAATGTGATATTTCATACGGATGCATGCGATGCTTACATGAGAATCCCAATAGATTTAAGCAAGCTAGATGTTGATTTGCTCACGATAAGCTCTCATAAGATACTGGGACCCAAGGGAGCGGCTGCCCTCTACGTTAGGGATGAGGTTGAGATAGAGCCTATAATAAAGGGGGCATTGAGCAGCCAGACCCTCTGGCCGGGGGTCGAGAACGTCCCGGCGATCGCGGGCTTCAAGAGAGCGATAGAACTCTCCCTTGAGGATTTCGATGGGAGAATAAGGAAGTTATCTTCGCTAAGGGACTTCCTAATAGATTCCATATTGGATTCAGTCCCTGATTCCATCCTAAATGGCCCGAGAGGGGATGAGAGAGTTTCGGATAACGTTAACATTAGCTTCCTCCACGTCGAGGGGGAGGCCCTAACGGTGGAACTCAGCATGAGAGGAGTCTACGTCTCCAGCGGTAGCGCCTGCACTAGCAGGATCCTGGAGCCGAGCCACGTGATGCTAGCTATAGGCAGGAAACATGAGGAGGCTCATGGGAGCATATTATTCAAGTTAACTAGGTACCATGAGATGGAAGATATGAGGTTCGTGGTGGATAATGTCAAGGAAGCCGTGGGGAGGCTGAGGTCGATAAGCCCGTTGGGGAGGTAG
- a CDS encoding iron-sulfur cluster assembly scaffold protein → MSTRVPLPYTPRVLELFREPKNLGRIDDADAFAQAGSPACGDVISIYLRIRDGVIEDAKFESYGCAANIAAASVLTEIVKGKRLEEAWNIDWQQIADELGGLPPVKKHCSILAVGALRRAIRRYFGDNLPEWLPKDLTSVERQALEEEEMIERIYGKLRR, encoded by the coding sequence ATGAGCACGAGGGTACCCCTCCCTTACACGCCTAGGGTCCTGGAGCTCTTCAGGGAGCCGAAGAACTTGGGGAGGATCGACGACGCTGATGCCTTCGCTCAAGCCGGCAGTCCTGCATGCGGAGATGTCATAAGCATATACTTGAGGATAAGGGATGGAGTGATAGAGGACGCGAAGTTCGAGAGCTATGGATGCGCAGCCAATATAGCTGCTGCTAGCGTATTGACGGAGATAGTGAAGGGAAAGCGTTTGGAAGAGGCCTGGAATATCGATTGGCAGCAGATAGCTGATGAGCTCGGGGGCTTGCCTCCAGTTAAGAAGCACTGCAGTATCTTAGCTGTGGGAGCTTTGAGGAGAGCTATAAGGAGATATTTTGGGGATAATTTGCCTGAATGGCTGCCTAAGGATTTGACTAGCGTTGAGAGGCAGGCATTGGAGGAAGAGGAGATGATAGAGCGTATTTACGGTAAGCTGAGGAGGTGA
- a CDS encoding cell division protein FtsZ, whose product MASSRAGLPTRFEEIPTKITVLGVGGAGIKAIDSLARSGMELAKLVALDSDLNALRQVKAHEIIQVGENTLRGRGSGGDISLAQKAVDEDLDKVIRTLDVCDLLIAVAGLGGGMGSGGLPYLLRAIRDQYGDKAPAMISIVTIPFRYEGQTKMKNVQSGLREIVVVNDSVVVNMNDVLLEKFGEMPAQVAYSRMDNILKMAINYIVEMLDPRDTLQRLDFPDLKGMIERSGIGFIGIGSHRSVRKAVESAIDTRLLDAEPTSASGYLLYIKIPPTASLSEVIDGPRLITEKYDVERISFGARLNPMLRTPESFVYATGVDSPFVKEMIGDVKELLRE is encoded by the coding sequence ATGGCTAGCAGTAGGGCCGGTCTTCCAACGAGATTTGAGGAAATACCAACTAAAATCACTGTTTTGGGCGTTGGAGGAGCAGGAATAAAGGCTATTGATAGCTTAGCAAGATCTGGAATGGAATTGGCGAAATTAGTCGCTTTAGACTCTGATCTGAATGCCCTAAGGCAGGTCAAGGCACATGAGATCATCCAGGTCGGGGAGAATACGCTTAGGGGGAGAGGAAGCGGAGGAGATATAAGCCTAGCCCAGAAAGCAGTCGATGAGGATTTAGACAAGGTTATAAGGACTCTAGATGTCTGCGACCTCCTCATAGCTGTAGCTGGACTTGGCGGAGGTATGGGAAGCGGTGGATTGCCATATCTCCTGAGGGCGATAAGGGATCAGTATGGGGATAAAGCCCCGGCTATGATATCTATCGTAACGATTCCCTTCAGGTATGAAGGGCAGACGAAGATGAAGAATGTCCAGTCGGGATTGAGGGAAATAGTTGTCGTGAACGATAGTGTCGTGGTGAACATGAACGATGTCCTCCTTGAGAAATTCGGTGAGATGCCTGCTCAAGTTGCTTACTCGAGGATGGACAATATACTGAAGATGGCCATAAATTACATAGTTGAGATGCTGGATCCCAGGGACACTTTGCAGAGGCTCGACTTCCCAGATCTCAAGGGGATGATAGAGAGATCCGGGATAGGGTTCATAGGCATAGGTTCCCACAGGAGCGTCAGGAAAGCTGTTGAAAGCGCTATAGATACTAGGTTGCTAGACGCAGAGCCAACTTCAGCCTCAGGTTATCTCCTCTACATCAAGATACCGCCAACTGCGAGTCTTTCGGAGGTCATAGATGGGCCTAGGCTCATAACGGAGAAGTATGATGTCGAGAGAATTTCATTCGGGGCTAGATTGAACCCCATGCTCAGAACACCGGAGTCCTTCGTTTACGCTACTGGCGTCGACTCTCCCTTCGTGAAGGAGATGATAGGAGATGTTAAAGAGCTCTTGAGGGAGTGA
- a CDS encoding cell division protein FtsZ: MRMAIRGRMVDRGLESVEKATEAKINIVGIGGCGNNIISAFYKKFPKNVKTIAVNTDSAVLKKADADEKVLIGRYTHKGRGAQGVPDLGREAMEEDIESVLRALDENVGIVIGIAGMGGGTGSGGLPVLMREIGLRKREVIKISVVTLPMREEGEERKRNAQFSLKETLEVSDVTVVNANDLAMEKAKSVDLNYAFSMVNRKIERSIYALVKMQSSETGPGYVNVDLSNFARISYQSGLGFIGVGRGRYIFEAFDDALQDDYAKCDLTEAKGAIIYFEGKSVDLRVDQMREATDILSRRYRIPTVFMGVRPTFEYPDVRVNLLVTQVRSHYVDDFLAELGL; this comes from the coding sequence ATGAGAATGGCTATCAGGGGAAGGATGGTCGATAGAGGGTTGGAGAGTGTAGAGAAAGCGACCGAGGCCAAGATAAATATAGTGGGCATTGGAGGATGCGGCAATAACATAATAAGCGCATTTTACAAGAAGTTCCCGAAGAACGTAAAGACGATAGCTGTCAATACTGATTCCGCTGTACTGAAGAAGGCCGATGCCGATGAGAAGGTCTTAATAGGAAGGTATACTCACAAGGGAAGGGGAGCCCAGGGAGTACCTGATCTAGGGAGAGAGGCGATGGAGGAGGATATAGAAAGCGTATTAAGAGCTTTGGATGAGAACGTGGGCATCGTTATAGGCATAGCTGGGATGGGAGGCGGAACTGGTTCAGGAGGTCTCCCGGTGCTCATGAGGGAGATAGGCTTGAGGAAGAGAGAGGTGATAAAGATCTCGGTGGTCACATTACCAATGAGGGAAGAGGGAGAGGAGAGGAAGAGAAATGCCCAATTCTCATTGAAGGAGACCTTAGAGGTTTCCGATGTGACTGTCGTAAATGCTAACGACTTAGCTATGGAGAAAGCGAAAAGCGTGGATCTCAACTATGCATTCTCAATGGTCAATAGGAAGATAGAGAGGAGCATCTATGCTCTCGTTAAGATGCAGAGCTCAGAGACAGGACCTGGCTACGTTAACGTTGATCTGAGCAATTTCGCGAGGATATCCTATCAGTCTGGCTTGGGCTTCATAGGAGTGGGGAGAGGTCGCTATATATTCGAGGCTTTCGATGATGCCCTGCAGGATGATTATGCCAAGTGTGACTTAACGGAGGCCAAGGGAGCGATAATATACTTTGAGGGCAAATCCGTCGACCTGAGGGTGGATCAGATGAGGGAAGCGACTGATATATTGAGCAGAAGGTACAGGATTCCCACTGTGTTCATGGGAGTCAGGCCTACCTTCGAGTACCCTGATGTGAGGGTCAACCTCCTCGTGACTCAGGTGAGGTCTCACTATGTGGATGATTTTTTAGCTGAGTTAGGTTTGTGA
- a CDS encoding cell division protein FtsZ, with translation MMSRSELARASELSALKMVLVGVGGCGNNTVNNVKRYGVRVPTVAVNTDAPTLQRISADIKILIGEGAHKGRGAAGSPELGRQIAEQDMDKILAPLRDKELIMITAGMGGGTGTGAGPTIAEAIKEKFPDKIVIGIVTLPFTSEGPTRIRNAQWGLSRMLDSADMTVVNANDLLKERAGNLPVSQAFREMDKLLVDIIDSIVGLQDIVPQPGLVNIDYSNMEVLVRGSGLGFIGIGRGRSSMEAFRNALAANYSQADIRNAKGAIVYVEGNQSQLVMRELDRIPQMLSSDYNIMSIFWGIKPNWKLYEPKIMLLATGVRSELVDRWLQGGI, from the coding sequence ATGATGTCTAGGTCCGAGTTAGCTAGGGCTTCCGAGCTCTCCGCCCTCAAGATGGTGCTAGTGGGCGTTGGAGGATGCGGTAACAATACAGTGAACAATGTAAAGAGGTACGGTGTCAGAGTTCCAACTGTCGCGGTCAATACTGACGCTCCCACGCTGCAGAGGATAAGTGCTGACATAAAGATATTGATCGGGGAAGGCGCTCACAAGGGAAGGGGAGCCGCTGGTTCGCCAGAGCTAGGCAGGCAAATAGCGGAGCAGGATATGGACAAGATATTAGCCCCGCTGAGGGACAAGGAACTCATAATGATAACTGCAGGCATGGGAGGAGGTACAGGGACAGGAGCTGGACCGACGATAGCTGAAGCTATCAAGGAGAAGTTCCCGGACAAGATAGTCATAGGGATAGTCACTTTACCTTTCACATCTGAGGGGCCGACTAGGATAAGGAACGCCCAGTGGGGCCTCTCCAGGATGCTCGACTCCGCTGATATGACTGTAGTCAATGCTAACGATTTACTCAAGGAGAGGGCAGGTAACTTACCAGTTAGCCAGGCTTTCAGGGAAATGGACAAGCTCCTAGTCGATATAATAGATTCTATAGTGGGTCTCCAGGATATAGTACCGCAGCCGGGTCTCGTGAACATAGATTACAGCAATATGGAAGTCTTAGTGAGGGGCTCTGGCTTGGGCTTCATAGGTATAGGGAGAGGGAGAAGCTCGATGGAAGCTTTCAGAAATGCATTAGCTGCGAATTACAGCCAGGCAGATATAAGGAACGCTAAGGGAGCTATAGTCTACGTTGAGGGCAATCAATCGCAGCTGGTGATGAGGGAGCTCGACAGGATACCTCAAATGCTTTCGAGCGATTACAATATAATGAGCATATTCTGGGGAATAAAGCCGAACTGGAAGCTCTATGAACCCAAGATAATGCTTCTGGCGACTGGAGTTAGATCTGAGCTCGTCGATAGATGGTTACAAGGAGGGATATGA
- a CDS encoding PRC-barrel domain-containing protein gives MMIKREEVVGKEVIDSSGRRVGVVDDVVIDQEGKASLLVRVKIVRGGSEKVLEYTLPPSNILAVGDVVLVKGIVEVRRK, from the coding sequence ATGATGATCAAGAGGGAGGAGGTAGTGGGAAAGGAGGTAATAGATAGCTCAGGGAGGAGGGTAGGGGTAGTGGATGATGTCGTCATAGATCAGGAGGGAAAGGCTAGCCTCCTCGTCAGGGTGAAGATAGTTAGAGGAGGAAGTGAGAAAGTCCTGGAGTACACACTCCCCCCATCAAATATTTTAGCTGTTGGTGATGTTGTTTTAGTTAAAGGTATTGTGGAGGTGAGGAGGAAATGA
- a CDS encoding cell division protein FtsZ encodes MSWRRGEPTSQLKLAVVGIGGAGCNMITNIKRTGFSDAKLIAVNTDAASLSATKADHKVLAGESFLGGRSARTIENGKKAMEAVKENLISMLSDRELIVLLAGLGGGAGTGGIVTLAETIKESLPNALTISYVVIPFASEGEVRINNAKYGLSEIIDLSDVTWVAFNDVLKRKFTNMPLTRAYKMMDDRLFNVIRGLASLQNLSPLPGMQNVDFAIMKEIAKGSGLGYAGFGEGRTAREAFESSLVDPFGDADHKGAKGVVGILESTETAVSVEGMTYVQDVLTTNLGIPEVYFGLKPSIEMTTPKVTVYTFGVKSRMVEDFLSSMGGG; translated from the coding sequence ATGAGTTGGAGGAGAGGAGAGCCCACTTCCCAGCTCAAGCTGGCTGTGGTGGGCATAGGAGGAGCAGGTTGCAACATGATAACGAACATCAAGAGGACCGGCTTCTCGGATGCGAAGCTGATAGCGGTTAATACCGATGCCGCCTCTCTCAGTGCAACGAAAGCGGATCATAAGGTGCTCGCGGGCGAATCTTTCCTAGGAGGAAGGAGCGCCAGAACTATAGAGAATGGGAAGAAAGCCATGGAGGCTGTTAAGGAGAACCTGATATCTATGCTGAGCGATAGGGAGCTCATAGTACTCTTAGCTGGTTTGGGAGGAGGTGCGGGAACAGGAGGAATAGTTACGTTAGCTGAGACGATAAAGGAGAGCTTACCGAATGCCCTAACGATAAGCTACGTTGTTATACCATTCGCGAGCGAGGGAGAGGTGAGGATAAACAATGCGAAGTACGGTCTCTCCGAGATAATAGATCTCTCCGATGTCACTTGGGTAGCTTTCAATGATGTGCTGAAGAGGAAGTTCACGAACATGCCGCTGACTAGGGCATATAAGATGATGGATGATAGGCTCTTCAACGTCATAAGAGGTCTGGCTTCCCTTCAGAACCTCTCACCGCTTCCGGGGATGCAGAATGTCGATTTTGCGATAATGAAGGAAATTGCCAAGGGATCTGGCTTAGGTTACGCTGGATTCGGGGAAGGGAGGACAGCAAGAGAGGCATTCGAGTCTTCCTTAGTTGATCCCTTCGGAGATGCTGATCACAAGGGAGCTAAGGGTGTAGTTGGGATACTTGAGTCCACTGAGACAGCTGTCTCGGTTGAGGGGATGACATACGTTCAGGATGTCCTAACGACTAACCTGGGAATACCTGAGGTCTACTTCGGTCTCAAGCCGAGCATAGAGATGACCACTCCCAAGGTCACTGTCTACACATTCGGAGTTAAGTCAAGGATGGTGGAGGACTTCCTGAGTTCTATGGGAGGTGGCTAA
- a CDS encoding cell division protein FtsZ, which produces MSGAPEGARVTMTVVGVGGAGCNTLNRLKEVGAPVKTIAIHTEANHLKAIKSDVKLLVGETVTGGFGSGGNPNVGERAIMADLDRIMAAIGRPHVLIVTGGLGGGTASGGIAPILSAVRDRFPDVIRIALVSFPFSWEGLGKVNNARYGLSRIMGVADLTIVNLNDILSRKIGYIQVQYAFKYADSLLAAVISDLANLFYMPHVVSISFADFEAVVREAGLGAVGLGVGGRVADAAKTALGNILLDAEIKEADSALVYLQATPNTSLEEAGSATKLLTEDYLLERVYWGFRIAEDLNEPRITIIASGVRSPTLEGLLGISATR; this is translated from the coding sequence ATGTCAGGAGCTCCTGAGGGTGCCAGGGTAACGATGACGGTCGTAGGTGTAGGAGGGGCCGGTTGCAATACTTTAAACAGACTCAAGGAAGTAGGTGCGCCCGTAAAGACGATAGCAATACATACCGAAGCTAATCATCTAAAGGCGATCAAATCCGATGTCAAGCTTCTCGTCGGGGAAACAGTAACTGGCGGTTTCGGTAGCGGAGGCAACCCCAATGTGGGTGAGAGAGCTATAATGGCGGATCTGGATAGGATAATGGCAGCTATAGGTAGGCCGCACGTCCTCATAGTGACTGGAGGGCTAGGAGGAGGAACCGCTTCGGGAGGAATTGCGCCTATACTCTCGGCAGTTAGGGACAGGTTCCCCGATGTCATAAGGATAGCTTTGGTCTCCTTCCCCTTCTCTTGGGAGGGGTTGGGAAAGGTAAATAACGCTAGATATGGCCTCTCGAGGATAATGGGGGTAGCGGATCTCACGATAGTGAACTTAAACGATATATTGAGCAGGAAGATCGGGTACATACAGGTTCAATATGCATTCAAGTACGCTGACTCACTGCTAGCAGCTGTCATCTCAGATCTCGCTAACCTGTTCTACATGCCCCATGTGGTCAGCATAAGCTTCGCTGACTTCGAGGCTGTCGTTAGAGAGGCTGGCTTAGGTGCCGTAGGGCTTGGAGTCGGCGGAAGGGTTGCCGATGCAGCGAAGACAGCCCTAGGGAACATATTGCTCGACGCTGAGATAAAAGAAGCTGACTCCGCGCTAGTTTACTTGCAGGCGACTCCCAATACGAGCTTAGAGGAGGCTGGCTCTGCTACCAAGCTCCTAACTGAGGATTACCTCCTCGAGAGGGTCTACTGGGGATTCAGGATAGCTGAAGATCTCAACGAGCCCAGGATAACTATAATAGCCTCGGGCGTGAGGTCCCCAACGCTAGAAGGTCTGCTCGGGATCTCGGCCACTAGATAA
- a CDS encoding Gldg family protein, with translation MRERIVVLLALLILLAPVMAESQGSITVGFDKKHGLSSAKFPELKKLLESEGYIVKDVDTVSEDIDILVIVNQTAPLSEGEISQLDSYVRAGHSLLIVRNAVSAVFNAMSTDDPLCTIKVIGGCDPFEATVNSTYFKYSREVIVKGSSLSLSANLPRFLISKEVWIDRDKNGRFTETDPRQSNLVLMVGQNYGMGRVVVSSVDFFSGALLSQKDNKLFTKELFSWLSSPSLAKRKYEEVRSKLSSFVNMKGDLDRVGGDSSTLLNVASGINKSLESVKAMIDRGASEEALSQLEAIERKINDYMSFVSKLVVVETKLSQFASYLEETRKSEPNISLDKFYNEVSRLNSEKRAVYEKWSAGDLSGANQTANSILNSIENLSNEAKSYVTEQKEMIKRMEEEKQRNIMIAVIAVVIVVIAVAGFLIYKRRKEKEEVSIVIKPPTG, from the coding sequence ATGAGAGAAAGAATTGTAGTCCTATTAGCGCTTCTAATACTACTTGCACCTGTAATGGCCGAGTCTCAAGGAAGCATTACAGTGGGATTCGATAAGAAGCACGGACTTTCCTCTGCAAAGTTCCCGGAGCTAAAGAAGCTACTTGAGAGCGAGGGCTACATAGTTAAGGATGTTGATACCGTATCCGAGGATATAGATATATTGGTGATCGTGAACCAAACTGCTCCATTGAGCGAGGGTGAGATCAGCCAGCTGGACTCTTATGTGAGAGCTGGTCACTCCCTACTAATAGTCAGGAACGCCGTGAGCGCAGTATTCAATGCTATGTCTACCGACGATCCTCTGTGCACGATAAAGGTCATAGGCGGTTGCGACCCATTCGAGGCCACCGTTAACTCGACTTACTTCAAGTACTCAAGAGAAGTGATAGTCAAAGGGAGTTCATTGAGCCTCTCAGCTAACTTGCCGAGGTTCCTGATCAGTAAGGAAGTATGGATAGATAGGGATAAGAATGGGAGGTTCACTGAGACGGACCCGCGTCAGAGTAACCTAGTCTTGATGGTGGGACAGAACTACGGGATGGGAAGGGTAGTCGTATCCTCAGTAGATTTCTTCAGCGGGGCTCTTCTCTCTCAGAAGGATAACAAGTTATTCACTAAAGAACTCTTCTCCTGGCTCTCATCTCCCTCCTTAGCGAAGAGGAAATATGAGGAAGTCAGATCTAAGCTCTCCAGCTTCGTGAACATGAAAGGCGATTTAGATAGGGTGGGAGGAGATTCATCAACGCTCTTGAATGTCGCGAGTGGCATCAACAAGAGCCTTGAGAGCGTGAAGGCTATGATAGATAGGGGAGCTAGTGAGGAAGCCTTAAGCCAGCTCGAAGCGATTGAGAGGAAGATAAACGACTACATGAGCTTCGTTTCAAAGCTAGTGGTTGTTGAGACGAAGTTATCTCAATTCGCATCATATCTCGAGGAGACGAGGAAGAGCGAGCCCAACATATCCTTGGATAAGTTCTATAATGAGGTCTCGAGGCTCAACTCGGAGAAGAGAGCGGTATATGAGAAGTGGTCAGCTGGAGACCTTTCAGGGGCTAATCAGACGGCCAACTCCATCTTAAATAGCATAGAGAATCTGAGCAATGAGGCGAAGTCTTACGTAACTGAACAGAAGGAGATGATCAAGAGGATGGAGGAAGAGAAGCAGAGGAACATAATGATAGCTGTGATAGCCGTGGTTATAGTAGTAATAGCTGTAGCTGGCTTCCTGATATACAAGAGGAGGAAGGAGAAGGAGGAGGTTAGCATAGTGATAAAGCCCCCAACAGGGTGA
- a CDS encoding GTP-binding protein, whose product MRKISLAIIGPHQAGKSTFIRKLDPSAVRMDYEKGTLSTTVGFDYGIIFWDATKNELYPKESIENLDPFNEIWKVTLTGTPGQIAFSYVRKALVKGKDGVIMIVDSTQPVQLVYALGQYQEAREVLPPGFPFLVLANKQDLPDAKPPDVIKGLLGMEAEVIPISALRGDGVQEAFIHFLKTVRADIMSRSIQSYAEAKVKA is encoded by the coding sequence ATGAGGAAGATCTCCCTAGCTATAATAGGTCCTCATCAAGCGGGAAAGAGCACTTTCATAAGGAAGCTGGATCCTTCTGCTGTGAGGATGGATTATGAGAAAGGTACTCTATCCACAACCGTTGGTTTCGATTACGGAATAATCTTCTGGGATGCTACGAAGAACGAGCTTTACCCTAAGGAGAGTATAGAGAATTTAGATCCCTTCAATGAGATATGGAAGGTCACGCTTACGGGAACTCCGGGGCAGATCGCGTTCTCTTACGTCAGGAAGGCGCTGGTGAAAGGTAAGGATGGCGTAATAATGATAGTAGATAGTACTCAACCCGTTCAACTGGTCTACGCTCTCGGCCAGTATCAGGAAGCTAGAGAAGTCCTCCCCCCGGGATTCCCATTCCTGGTCCTGGCAAATAAACAGGATCTCCCGGATGCTAAGCCCCCGGATGTGATAAAGGGCCTCCTGGGGATGGAAGCGGAAGTTATCCCCATCTCAGCTTTACGAGGGGATGGCGTTCAAGAAGCATTCATTCACTTCCTTAAGACCGTGAGAGCTGACATAATGAGCAGATCCATTCAATCATATGCCGAGGCTAAGGTCAAAGCTTAA
- a CDS encoding ADP-ribosylation factor family protein, with product MSFKRLVSSVFGLFKKPTTLVILGLDGAGKTTMLNYLLTGEPGVTAPTVGANFEKFKVKELEFNVWDLGGQKALRGMWEEYAEKADAVIFVLDSADRERFPEAKEELWRIVSVIRKSKPLLIIANKADLENAATVMEVIEALELTKLEGMTWQIVWASALTGFGLFEAFAWIYERLTGKEVSHPLRIEDLIVLDDKGNPIISTSSTTSLTLSAFVSLVRNYTTESLKDIPQTIEMRDKRLIIAIREGLIGAALVPRYSSESKVKALLVDVLNNIARVKDKERAREALMEVIEKYVENVGT from the coding sequence GTGTCGTTCAAGAGGCTCGTTTCAAGTGTATTCGGGCTCTTTAAGAAGCCGACTACTCTAGTCATTTTAGGATTGGATGGCGCCGGGAAAACGACGATGCTGAATTACTTGCTCACAGGGGAGCCAGGGGTAACCGCACCGACAGTCGGAGCCAATTTCGAGAAGTTCAAGGTCAAGGAGCTTGAGTTCAACGTATGGGATCTCGGAGGTCAGAAGGCCCTAAGGGGTATGTGGGAGGAGTACGCTGAGAAGGCTGATGCGGTAATTTTCGTTCTGGACTCAGCTGATAGGGAGAGATTCCCTGAGGCTAAGGAGGAGCTCTGGAGGATAGTCTCCGTGATAAGGAAGAGTAAGCCTCTACTCATAATCGCGAATAAGGCTGATCTTGAGAATGCTGCGACAGTAATGGAAGTTATAGAAGCATTGGAATTGACGAAGTTAGAGGGGATGACTTGGCAGATAGTCTGGGCTAGCGCTTTAACGGGCTTCGGCTTATTCGAGGCCTTCGCATGGATCTATGAGAGGCTGACAGGCAAGGAAGTTTCGCACCCCCTCAGGATAGAGGATCTGATCGTTTTAGATGATAAAGGGAACCCAATAATTTCAACGAGTTCGACAACTAGCTTGACGCTCAGCGCCTTCGTTTCATTAGTGAGGAATTATACGACGGAATCTCTCAAAGATATCCCGCAGACGATAGAGATGAGGGACAAGAGATTGATAATAGCGATCAGGGAGGGCCTGATAGGCGCTGCTTTGGTCCCCCGTTACTCCTCCGAGAGTAAGGTGAAAGCGCTCCTAGTGGATGTCCTCAATAACATAGCGAGGGTCAAGGATAAGGAGAGGGCTAGGGAGGCCCTCATGGAAGTAATAGAAAAGTACGTTGAGAACGTAGGGACTTGA